The genomic DNA ATTCGCCACTACGACGTGCAATTGCTGGGCGGAATTCATCTGGCCAACCGCTGCGTTATCGAGATGGAGACCGGGCAGGGGAAGACGTTGACTGCCACTCTGCCGCTGTTTCTGCATGCGTTGCGAGGCCAAGGCGTTCACTTGGCAACCAGCAACGACTATCTCGCCCAACGCGACGCCGACACGATGCGTCCCCTGTTCTCGATGTTAGGACTCACCTGTGGCGTAGTGGTCGATGGCATGGACGACTCGCAGCGGCGGCAGAGCTATCGATGCGACATCACCTACGCCACCGCTGCCGAATTGGGATTCGACTTCCTCCGCGATCGGTTGAAACGCCGCGCCGCAGCAGGAGCCTCCACGGCGGACCGATCGGAACTGCAGCCGGTCGGTCGCGAGCTCGATTTCCTGCTGGCCGATGAAGCCGATGCGTTGATGATCGACGAAGCGAATACGCCGATGATCATTGGGGCTCCGTCGCGGATCAGCGAGCAGAAACAAGCGCTCTACCAATGGGCGGCTCAAACGGCTCCTCACGCGATCGAAAAACAACACTATCGATACAACCTCCGCGAGCGTTCGGTGGAACTATTGCCCGCCGGCCGGCAATGGGCGCGACAGCAATTGAGTGCGGGCTTGATGGACGGAAACAGCATCTTGGATCTGTTCGAAAAGCTGGAGCGGGCGATCACCGTCGATCGTGACTTCCATCGCGACCAACACTACATTGTCCGCGACGGTGAGATCGTGCTGATCAATGAAGCGACGGGGCGACTGGGCGAAGGGCGACAATGGCAGGACGGAATCCAGCAAGCGATTCAAGCTGTCGAGCGGTTGCCGATCACCGCTCCAACAACCCACGCGGCGAAGCTGACGGTGCAGGGGCTGTTCCTTTCCTACCGTCACCTCGCGGGGATGACAGGCACGGCGGTCGCTGCGGCATCGGAACTGAGGAAAGTCTACAAAACGAACGTCGTCCGAATCCCGCCTCTGCACAAATCGCGGCGGCAAGCGCTCTCGACCCGCTACTTCGCCGATGATACCGAAAAGTATCAAGCGATCGTCGACGAGATCATCGCCATCGGGCATGCGGGCCGGCCGGTGCTGATTGGGACGCGGAGTGTCGAAAATTCGCAGCGTCTGAGCAAACTGTTGCGCGACGCCAACGTACCGCATCAAGTGCTCAACGCTCACCAGCACGCATCGGAAGCAAAAATCATCGCCCTCGCCGGCCGCGCGGGGCAAGTCACGGTGGCGACCAGCATGGCGGGCCGCGGAACCGATATCCGCGTCGAGGACGATGTCGTTGAACGCGGCGGGCTGCACGTGATCCTTTCCGAGCTGCACGATTCGCCCCGCCAAGACCAACAGTTGTGGGGACGCTGTGGTCGGCAGGGACAACCGGGAACCTACCGGCAATTCTTATCCTTGGACGATGCGATCTTGGACCAAGCCTATGGTGACCAGGCCGCTGCCGGTTATCGCACGCATCGCCGCGGCAACCAAGCCGCATTGTTGTCGACAGCCCAACAGACGCTGGAACAACGGCGACGGCAAAACCGCCTGACGGCCCTCTACTATGAAAAACGTCGGCTCCGCGCGGTCTGGGAAATGGGTCGCGATCCGCTGTTGGATGTCATGTAACACCAGACAAATTTGAACATCATGTACGCCACCGGCAGCCCCACCAATCCGATTCCACTGCGCATGCGAGACGATCTCCGCGTGGTCGAGCACGTCTACCGTGGGGAAGCGACGTTTGTGATCGGCGACATGTTGGCGCTCCAGTACTTCCGACTCAACCCACAGGAATACGCCCTACTGGCCGCGTTAAATGGACAGAACAGCGCCAGTGATATCAAGGAACAATTCGAAGCGAAGTTCGCGCCCCACCGGATCAGCTATCAAGAACTGCAAGCCTACCTGATCGACTTTCACAAAAAGGGCCTACTAGCCGGCGCGGTCTCCGATTCCGGAAGGCACCTGCACCGGCTGGGACGAACCCGCAAGATCAAGCAACGGTTCAGCGAATCGAAAAACGTCTTGGCCTTCCGTTGGCGAGGGATCAATCCCGACCGAGCGTTTCAAACCGCAACGGCCCTCTTCGGCTGGTTCTTCAGCAAACCGATGGTGCTCCTCAACGCCGCGCTGATGCTTTTTGCAGTCGCCTGGCTCGGGGCGCACGCCGATGAATTTGCCGCTCGCCTGCCCAGCATGCAGGCCTTCTTCTCGGGCAAGAACTGGCTGATGTTAGGCCTTGTGCTGGCCGGAATGAAAGTGCTGCACGAATTTGGCCATGGGATCGTGCTGACGAAATACGGCGGCCGCTGCCACGAACTGGGCGTGATGCTGTTGGTTTTCATGCCCACGCTCTACGTCAACACCTCCGATTCTTGGCGGATCAGCGACAAGTGGAAGCGAGCCGCGATCGCGGCAGCGGGCGTCTATGTCGAACTCTTTCTGGCGGCGCTGGCGACGTTTGGTTGGTGGCACAGCCGCCCTGGTGGATTTCAATACGTCTGTCTGAACGTGATGTTCCTAGGATCGGTCAGCGCGTTTTTGTTTAACGGCAATCCGCTGCTGAAGTTCGATGGCTATTACCTGTTGTGCGATCTGATCGAGATCCCCAACTTGCAGAAGCGTTCGCAAACACTTGTTCGCAATCTGTTCCTACGGCATGCGATGGGCGTTCGCGAGGGAGACGAAGATCTGCTGCCGACGCGAACCAAAATCTGGTTGGCCGGATATCTCGTCGCGTCGACGCTCTACCGTCTGTTCCTGATCTACGTGATCGCATTTCTGATCGTCCGTTTGTTCCAGCCTGCGGGCTTGCAGGAGTTCGCCAAAATGTTCAGCTTCCTTCTGATCGGCCTGATGTTCGTGGTCCCCATCTTCGCCCTGGCCCGATACTTTTGGGTTCCCGGTCGCGTTCACAAGGTGCACCCCACGCGTGCCATCATCACCACCGTTCTGTTTGCCGCGGCGGCTGGGTTTGTTGTCGCAGTCCCGTTGCCCGACCATATCGTCTGCGATTTTGTCGTCCAACCGCGCGATTCACAAACCGTCTATGTTCAGCACAACGCGGTGCTGCACGAGATCCACGTCGCGCCGAAACAACAGGTCCAACGAGGAGACAAGATCGCGACGATGCGGAACCTGGACATCGAATTGGAGATCGCGGAACTCTCCGGTCGACTGATCGAATTGGACAGCGAGCAACGGATGCTGCGGTTGGCTCGCTATCAGTCGCCCAGCGGCGCCGACGAATTGAGCAACATCCGCCAACAACGACTGACGATCGAACAACGGCTTGCCCAACTGCGGCAGATCCAACAGCAAATGGTTTTACGCGCCCCACAATCGGGAACGGTGCTCCCGATGTGGTTGGACCAAATGCCGCACGCCGATCCCGATACGCTCGACCGATGGGACGGTTGGACACTGCATTCCGAAAACGTGGGGACCTCGTATTCACGGGGCCAGCCGATTTGCAAGATCGGCGACCTGGGGACTCCCGACGCGCGGTTGACGATCGACCAAAGCGACATCGAATTTGTAGAGCGTGGCCAAACGGTTCAACTGCTGCTGGATTCCCAGTCGGGTCGCGCGCTGACCAGCCGCATCGAATCGATCTCCGAATCGGATACCGACAAGATTCGCGCCAACGTCACCCGGCAGTTCGGCGGCGCGGTGGAGACCAAGCAGGAGCAAGCGGCTTGGAACGGGGAGATCGAAGATCCGCAAAACGTCCGCGTCGCGGGAGCCGTCTATCAAGCGATCGCCCGGCTTCCGGAGACCGACCAGCCGCTGGAGGATGGGCTGCGTGGGACCGCTCGCATTGCTATCGGCAAGCGAACCCTGGCCGGCCGGCTGCAGCGGTTCGTCCAAAAAACATTCCGGATCGATCTCTAAATTTTTGATTTCGCGACGCTTCGATTGCCGCGAATCGCGAAATTTGTTGGAAATCCAGTTGGCAATCGCATGCGCCGAAGATCGGTCGGCTGCGGAGAACGATCTTGACCAATTTGCCGTGCTTGGCATATCGTCAGTATAGCGAGGGGTCTGGGACGACCCCGCTCAAAATATATGCAAGCCAAGGAAGGCAAATGCCATGGCCGATGAACCAAATGTGCCACTGCTGGATGTAGGACGAGGGAACGCCCCATTGCGTCAGGAGATGCTGGCGGCGATTGGAGACGTAATCGATAGCGGTCGTTTTCTCTACGGCCCCGACGTCTCGGCACTCGAAAACGAGATCGCCACGCTCAGCCAAGTGGATCACGCGATTGGATGTGCATCGGGAAGCGATGCGCTGTTGCTGGCACTGATGGCTCTCGAGATCGGCCCCGGGGACGAAGTGATCGTTCCCAGCTTCACCTTCTTCGCAAGCGTCAGCTGCATCGAACGACTCGGCGCGACGCCGGT from Rosistilla oblonga includes the following:
- a CDS encoding DEAD/DEAH box helicase produces the protein MFSLPIRPTPSRQLARIDRQLRTLSGASDRQLRERSASLRYRAAAGESLHRLLPEAYALVVEAADRTLGIRHYDVQLLGGIHLANRCVIEMETGQGKTLTATLPLFLHALRGQGVHLATSNDYLAQRDADTMRPLFSMLGLTCGVVVDGMDDSQRRQSYRCDITYATAAELGFDFLRDRLKRRAAAGASTADRSELQPVGRELDFLLADEADALMIDEANTPMIIGAPSRISEQKQALYQWAAQTAPHAIEKQHYRYNLRERSVELLPAGRQWARQQLSAGLMDGNSILDLFEKLERAITVDRDFHRDQHYIVRDGEIVLINEATGRLGEGRQWQDGIQQAIQAVERLPITAPTTHAAKLTVQGLFLSYRHLAGMTGTAVAAASELRKVYKTNVVRIPPLHKSRRQALSTRYFADDTEKYQAIVDEIIAIGHAGRPVLIGTRSVENSQRLSKLLRDANVPHQVLNAHQHASEAKIIALAGRAGQVTVATSMAGRGTDIRVEDDVVERGGLHVILSELHDSPRQDQQLWGRCGRQGQPGTYRQFLSLDDAILDQAYGDQAAAGYRTHRRGNQAALLSTAQQTLEQRRRQNRLTALYYEKRRLRAVWEMGRDPLLDVM
- a CDS encoding HlyD family efflux transporter periplasmic adaptor subunit, whose translation is MYATGSPTNPIPLRMRDDLRVVEHVYRGEATFVIGDMLALQYFRLNPQEYALLAALNGQNSASDIKEQFEAKFAPHRISYQELQAYLIDFHKKGLLAGAVSDSGRHLHRLGRTRKIKQRFSESKNVLAFRWRGINPDRAFQTATALFGWFFSKPMVLLNAALMLFAVAWLGAHADEFAARLPSMQAFFSGKNWLMLGLVLAGMKVLHEFGHGIVLTKYGGRCHELGVMLLVFMPTLYVNTSDSWRISDKWKRAAIAAAGVYVELFLAALATFGWWHSRPGGFQYVCLNVMFLGSVSAFLFNGNPLLKFDGYYLLCDLIEIPNLQKRSQTLVRNLFLRHAMGVREGDEDLLPTRTKIWLAGYLVASTLYRLFLIYVIAFLIVRLFQPAGLQEFAKMFSFLLIGLMFVVPIFALARYFWVPGRVHKVHPTRAIITTVLFAAAAGFVVAVPLPDHIVCDFVVQPRDSQTVYVQHNAVLHEIHVAPKQQVQRGDKIATMRNLDIELEIAELSGRLIELDSEQRMLRLARYQSPSGADELSNIRQQRLTIEQRLAQLRQIQQQMVLRAPQSGTVLPMWLDQMPHADPDTLDRWDGWTLHSENVGTSYSRGQPICKIGDLGTPDARLTIDQSDIEFVERGQTVQLLLDSQSGRALTSRIESISESDTDKIRANVTRQFGGAVETKQEQAAWNGEIEDPQNVRVAGAVYQAIARLPETDQPLEDGLRGTARIAIGKRTLAGRLQRFVQKTFRIDL